TCCTCCATCTGTTTCCTGCTGCCAACCAAAATACCCCTCGTCGTGCAGATGTTGTTCAAGCACTCAATAAACCCAGGTTGATCCTTGGTAAAGCCACCCACAAAGCCAATAATGGTAATCAACCCAGACACCTTTACTGCCTTGAGGCTTTGCTCCATGGACTTGGGACCTGCAACCTCAACGATGTGGTCTACACCAACACCTCCAGTAATCTCCTTTGCTTTTGTTCCCCATTCAGGGTTCTCCTTGTAGTTAATGACGTGATCCGCACCAAGTTTCTTCAAGACTTCGACCTTGTCGTTGGACCCCGTTGTGGCAATGACTCGAGCGCCAGCCGCCTTGGCAAACTGCAGTGCAAAGATGCTCACGCCACCGGTTCCCTGGGTGAGAACCCACTGGCCGGGAGCGACTTGATTGTCAGATACGCCGTACAATGCATTCCATGCCGTGACGCCGGCGCAGGGAAGTGTGGCAGCTTCAACGGCAGTTAGACTAGACGGCTGGTGAACAAGGCCTTGCTCGTTGAAGGCGCCGATGGAGCGGAGGACGCCATGGCGAGATCCTCCGAGGCCTGAAGCAGCGCTGGTTTGAGTGATGGGACCGCCGATGTGCTCTTGGTTGAATAGGGTGACAACCTTGTCGCCGGGTTTGAAGCGCGTAACTTGTCTTCCAACAGCGAGGACGGTGCCTGCGCCGTCGGAACCGGGGATGATGTTTGGCGCTACGGGGAAGGGATATTTTCCTTGGGGGATTATAAGATCGCGGTACTAGGTTTGGTTAGTGATTATTGGTGAGATACGGTCTCAAAGACTTAGCATGTGCTGTATCTTACATTTAGAGAGGCAGCATGTACTGTTGGCAATGGTGTTAGCCAGTGGTCCGGCCgcatgatgagatggtgaCTTACGCTTTACGAGAACCTCGCTATCTCCAAGCTCTGCAATTTTCTGCTCCGAGTATTTCAATGCGCCGAATCTatctttgccatcattgcTCGTAACATTCCACTGTTTCGTAGTTTTCGGGATATCTGGTGTCATGGTAAACGGGTGTGACTATGAATTTCAAGTACTTTTGATATGGTTGCTCAATTGAGATTCAAGGTCTAACATGAGCGTTCGTAATATATTCCATTACACTCATTCCACGGAACTCCGCCCGAAAACCGATTTATAAGCTCCCGAAGATGCGTGACGAGTCCTTGGTGGATCCATGATGCCACTCTGATGTTGTCCAATATTGGGGCCGATGGATTTTCTGCGTGGCGACCATGTATCCATCCGTATTATTCCTGTAACTAGCTGGACTGTACTGTGCTAGGGCCCGATCAACGGGCACAAATGTATTTGGCTGTTTCcagatgttggctgttgttCGAGTCCTTGGAAACTGCTGCCCATCATGTATATTAGGCCAAGCCTTATTGTGGGGATGAAGATACAAAGACTTCAGGGAGCTCTAGTTAATTCCGTAGCAATAGGAACCAATTGATATCACTAGCAGGGCGACTTCTCAAAGATTTGGGTGGCAGGTAACGAAAGTGAGTCTCCTTGGACTCATTATAGTTGGTTGTCAATGAGTAATTGTCgaagctggctgggctgagaGACGCTCGTGTCTGATACCTCTCACATCTTTCCCTGAGTTTATTTGCGACTTGACACGGGATTCAATTGATGATTGTAAATTGTGTCTTGGAAAGGCCACTTGTCGTTGTAGtttgttgactttgaaacAACAAGATCATCGATGACTCTTCGCAGGATCTCCTGCTAATTAATTTTGAGGCGCAGGGCCTGCTCAGGAATCTAAAGATCCATCAGGGTCCAACTAGTGTTGTCGAAAGGAATTAAACATAAAAATGTGACTTCGTGTCCATTGAGATTTAACGTTGAAGATGCAAATGTGTCCTTTGCGGGGTGACTCAATCATTCAACGGCGATGGGGCCGAAATTAGTGGTCGATTAACCAGaattgaccagttgaccagaatTGAAGCCACGTCCCACTAGAACTGTCACTGAGAAGACAGTCAATGGTAAAAATAgcatccagatgtcaacaCTCATCAATGATGGCTGCCGTCAATTTCATCATGATATAAAGTCCTGCCATCAACGCTCATGATAATTCACTCTCCAAACAACGGCTCTCAACACGCTTCATCGAACCTCATAAATTCATAGATGGCTCCCAATACCACATCTCCCAGTGCGCTTCAACTACCATCATCCAATCCTGGTCCTGCGTCCCCCTCAAAACGGCCCGTGACGCCAACCTCCGCATCTTCAACTCGCAccggcatcgtcgtcttctcaGGAGGCAGCGCCGCCAACAGCCTAGTGGACATATTCGAGCGCGTGCGagaagcaaacaaaacctcCCTAAGCTATGTCATTCCCATTTccgacaatggcggcagcacAAGCGAGATTATCCGCGTCTTTGGCGGACCAGGTTTGCCTCACTGCGTCACAGCTCTACCGACTCCTACACGTATCTGACACGTCCATGCAACAGGTATTGGTGATGTGCGCTCACGACTCGTGAGACTCATACCGGACAATGATGCCCCCGAAACAGTTGCTATCAAGCATCTCTTCAACTACCGCCTCGCCAAGACCTACGAAGCCGCGAGAGCAGAGTGGTTCGAAATCCTAGACGCCGCACACCCTCTATGGATCAACGTCTCATCCCCCAAGAGAGAACTCATACGCTCATATCTAAATAGCTTCAATCTGGAAGTAATCAAGCGCATGAGACCAAGCAGTCGGTTTGACTtttccaaagccagcatCGGAAACCTCTTTCTCACCGGTGCGCGCCTCTTCACAGGCAGCTTCGAAGCAGCCATATATCTGCTGAGCTCCATCTGCGCTGTCCCAGACAGGATTTCCGTGCTGCCGGCTCTCAACACAAATTTCGCCCACCACATTGCCGCAGGGTTGCAGGACGGAACGGTAATCACCGGACAGAATGACATTTCCCATCCCAGTTATCCGACTGCGGCGGTCCCAGGCGCAGGCACCGGTGCATTAACCACGGGTCTGACCACGGGCATGCAAACTCCGGCGCTGTCAGTAGGCCACGACACGGAGGAGCATGACAAGATTGAAGACGCAAACCTCCCGGGTTCGCTGCCCGCTCTCCGCAGACCAGCGATTGTCTTCTcaaaggaagaggatgaggacttGCCCTCGCGGATCGACAGAATATGGTACATCAATCCCTATGGGCAGGAAATTCGCATCCCTGCCAATCCTCGCGTTTTAGACGCCATCAACACTGCAAACACCGTCGTCTACTGCATAGGATCGCTGTTTACGTCCCTAATTCCCAACCTGGTGCTGAAGGGCGTGGGGGAAGCAATTGCCAATCCCATGATACGCAACAAGATTCTCATCCTGAACGGCACAACTGACCGAGAGACCGGGCCGTCTGATGACCCATTTACGGCATTAGACTTTGTGGGGGCTATTGCAAACGCCTGCGCTGACTCGAGGGGATGGCATAAACCGTCCGAGGACGAGTATAATCTGTACGTGACGCATGTGATACATCTCGAAGGGCTGGCGTCACCAAAAGTAGACAAGCAGAAGTTTGGGCAGTTAGGAATCGATACGATACGACTCTACGGACCAAAAGATGAGCTTGGGCGTGGTGGACGATATGATGCAACGGCCTTGGGACAGACATTAGAGACAGTTGTGGGCAGAAAGGATATCCGCGTGGATAGAAGTCGACGAAACACTCTAGTCGGTTAGATGTCGAGATAAATGGTAGCCAAAGTGTTGCATGTTTAAGTAGTCGCTTGTATTTAATACGTGTATAATTAACCTTGCAAAATTCCGGCCATCGTAGTTCCCTGCATCTCTCACCACGCACGCCTGTAGCCCTCTCCCACACAATTTCACCAATATCCACGCTGATTTAGTAAATGTCACCCCGTAAACACAAGATACGCCATAACCACCGGCCACATCGACGACAAAATTATCGCCACTAACACCGACCCTCCCCCTACTCGTATCTTGTCCGTCGGTCCCTTCCAGCGGTCGATGAGAGTGCACGTTGTGAAAATCATGGCGCACGCATACAAGACTAGACCCCATATCACAACGAGGAGTATATCGGCGAAGGCGTCGGGCGCACTGAGGACAACCTTGGAGGTGTCGGGGACGAAGGTTGACGATAGATTATTGCCCATGTTTGCGTGCTCGGGTCACCGGATATTGTGGAAGATGTATTGTAGAGAAGTTGGATTGTGAACCGCAGAATGATTGACCGCGGCGTATATTCGATTTCCGGTCAACGAAAGAATGTGAATTGCCCAGCAACAAATCTCGCCAGCGAGTAAAGCGACTCCAAGAAATGAAAATGAACGTCCAACACCTCAAGGAATGGAAACCCCAACAATAAACCAAATAAAGAGAATAAACCCAAAAGATAGGGCTAAAcgaaaagacaaaaaaaaaaagaaatggaATACCAAGTCTCGTCTTGGCAGCGGGTTCCCCAGCAAAGATATTGCCCTTTGCAAACCACAAAACATGGTTCACCACTTACACCCGACCCTGTCCGCATCCGTGCCAAATCGAATACGACATCTGCATCACCACAAGCGCCAAGGGGAACCAGGAGGCAAGGGTTACACCCCGTCAACAAGGGTCTGCTGCGGATTGCGGCTCTAAACGTCGCAGCCTTCCAGGATGCCGGGTTTCCCGAACGCCATCTCCATACTGGCACGTCTCCATCCACGTCACACGACTGCTCGTCTCAAACGTCAGATGGCCCTGCTGGAGTTTGACGCAAGATTGCTAGTTGTGTTTTCTGCTTAGTTGCGTTTTTGTATTCTGTTCTACGGGGGTTTCGATGAACGTGGCTAGATGCAGGACAGGGCAAAGCCGCAGGTTGAAAGAGATGAAAAAAGCCACACCAGAAGCTGGGACGAATTAAGCAAGCAATTGTAGTTAGTCTAATTAGATAGATGCTTTTACTGGgggtggctgtggctgctggctTGGCGATGTGAAGCAGTGGAGTTTGAAGTCATGACAGCGCAATTGTTTGGATGACGTCCCGTGATGGTGAGATGAACGAAATGGAAAAGGTTTTTAATTCAAATTTATCTGTAAATTTTTGCGTTTTCTTGGCGAACCATTAATTTCCCATTCGctccgtcgtcgtctttaTGCGCTGCGGCGAATACTCACAACAAGCTGGCATGACTTGTTTGACGTTTCCGCGGTTCCCCCCTGTTTCACGATACCTTCACAATTTTCGCACGCCGAAAAAATTCGCTGCCCAGGGGGGCCAAAACCTTAGTCTGTACTCCATGGACAGCCAGCCTTGTCCGTCTGATATGGTCAGTGCACTTGCCGCCGAGGGAGATTCAGGCTGTCAATCAGACAGTCTCATCTTTTTGATCTGTTGTAGGCCAACAGCTTCGTGGGAACTGATTGGTCGGGTATTCATGTTCCGAGCTCTTGACAACCTGGGGATGGGATGCATTATCCGTGCTTTTGACAGGTAGATGAGGTCATTGATTTGTCAAAAGGTGAATTGATTCCGTGGTTGGCTGGATATTTGGCTTGGAGGTCACGTACTGAACTGTGCGCAGCTATCGTTGCGGCTGAGCTCATCGCGCGTGTATTTATAAATGACCCAATCATATGTCCATGATGTATTTACTTGTTCGACTATGCTTTGATCAGTTGAGCAATCATATTGTGAATCAGTTGTTCTTTGCGCAACTTGTAAGCTGGTTTTTCACAGTTTGCTCACACGAGTAAGCCACGCACAACCATGATGTGACGAGATGT
The genomic region above belongs to Pochonia chlamydosporia 170 chromosome 2, whole genome shotgun sequence and contains:
- a CDS encoding zinc-binding dehydrogenase (similar to Beauveria bassiana ARSEF 2860 XP_008594932.1), translating into MTPDIPKTTKQWNVTSNDGKDRFGALKYSEQKIAELGDSEVLVKLHAASLNYRDLIIPQGKYPFPVAPNIIPGSDGAGTVLAVGRQVTRFKPGDKVVTLFNQEHIGGPITQTSAASGLGGSRHGVLRSIGAFNEQGLVHQPSSLTAVEAATLPCAGVTAWNALYGVSDNQVAPGQWVLTQGTGGVSIFALQFAKAAGARVIATTGSNDKVEVLKKLGADHVINYKENPEWGTKAKEITGGVGVDHIVEVAGPKSMEQSLKAVKVSGLITIIGFVGGFTKDQPGFIECLNNICTTRGILVGSRKQMEDMCLAIDGNPDRLKPVVDEKTFDLEQLKEAYEYQWSGQHFGKVCVTIA